A region of the Conyzicola lurida genome:
CCGTTGGACCCCGATCGATACGCCTTCTGCGACGGCCGATGCGCCAATCCCCGCTGTTCACTCGCGATCAACCACGAGGTCGTCTCGCGTCTATTCGACCCTTCTAGCCTCGTCAGCGTCTGGACCCCGGAACGCTTCTGCGCGCCTCGCCCGGTCCGGCGAATTCCTTCGAACGCCAGCCATGAAAGGCCACGCTCCCATGAAGTCCGCAATCACCAGAGGCATCGCTGTCACAGCAGCACTGACCATCGCGCTCGGCCTCGCCGCCTGCGCCACCGAGACCGACGCGGCCAGCACCGACGCCGACACCGTCTCCGAGACCGGCACCTACGCCAAGGACGAGAACACGCTCGTTATGGGCATGGTCCCCGATCAGCAGTCGGTCGAGAACAACTTCCAGCCGCTCGTCGACTACATCGCCGCGAAGTCCGGCAAGGAGGTCGAGGTCATCGAGTCGACCAACTACGCCGCGCTCGTCGAGGCTGCGATCGCCGGCCGCATCGACATCGGCAGCTTCTCCGGCTTCACCTACGTCGCCGCCACGAACGGCGGCGCCGGCCTCACGCCGATCGGCGTCCAGGTCACCGAGGAGGGCGAGGAGCCCGGCTACGAGTCGCTCGCCGTCGTCCCCGCCGGTTCCGACATCGCCTCGATCGAGGACATGGCCGGACACAACATCTGCTTCGTCGACCCGGGTTCGACGTCCGGCTACCTCTACCCGAGTGCCGAACTGCTCGCCGCGGGCATCGACCCCGAGACGGACATCACGCCCGTCTTCGCCGGCGGTCACGACGCCTCGGCTCAGAAGACCGCCCAGGGTGTCGAGTGCGACGCCGGATTCGCCGAGGACGCCGTCGTCGAGCAGACCGGTGTCGAGCAGGGCCTCTTCGCGGATGGCGACCTCGAGGTCATCAACCGCGTCACCGTGCCCGGTGCCCCCGTCGTGATGTCGACCAACCTCCCGCAGTCCGTGCAGGACGAGCTCCTCGCCGACCTGCAGAACATCACCATCGACGACATCGAGGCCGAGGGCGTCGACGTCACCGACGCGTTCCGCGCCTACTTCTACGAGATGGTGCCGGTCGAGGACTCGTACTACGACTCCGTGCGCAAGGTGTGCGAGGAGACCGGCGCCGCCCAGTGCCAGCCGTAACCCTCGAGCACTGACCAGTAGCAGTACAAGAACACAGGGATAGGTGTTGTGAGCTCCACTTCGGTAGTGACGTTGACCGACGTCAAGAAGAACTTCGGAAAGACCCGCGCGCTGCAGGGTGTGTCGCTGACCATCGAGCAGGGGGAGATCGTCGTGCTTCTCGGCCTCTCCGGCTCGGGCAAGTCGACGCTGCTGCGCCACTTCGACGGCCTCGAGACGCCGACCTCCGGGTCGGTCGAGGTGCTCGGCGAAGACGTTTCCGCACTCCGGGGCAAACCGCTCCGCCAGCTGCGCAGCCGCGTCGGGTTCATCTTCCAGCAGTTCGAACTCGTCGGTTCACTGTCGGTACTGGAGAACGTGCTCACGGGAGCCCTGGCGCGACTCACCGGCCCGCGCCTGGGGCTCCCCACCTATCCCGCCGCCCTGCGCTCCACGGCCTTCGACCTCCTCGAGGAAGTCGGCCTCGGAGCGCAGGCCTTCCAGCGCGCCGACACGCTGTCGGGCGGCCAGCAACAGCGCGTCGCAATCGCCCGCGCGCTGATGCAGGACCCCGAGATCCTGCTCGCCGACGAACCGGTCGCCTCGCTCGACCCCGAGTCGAGCGAGCAGGTGATGAACCTCATCCGCGAGATCGGCATGAAGCGCAACCTCACGGTCATCTGCAGCCTGCACCAGGTCGAGCTCGCGCTCTCCTGGGCCGACCGCATCGTCGGCCTGCGCCACGGCCAGGTCGTGCTCGACACCCCGTCGGCCGGGCTCAGCAAGCAGCAGGTGATGGAGGTCTACGGCCGCGTCGCCACCTCGACGAGCGAGATGCAGGCCGTGGCCGTCGAATTGGCGGATGCCGTGGCCGAACTGCACGCGATGGCCGAACTGGACTCCGACCGGTGACGACCCTCACGCCGGCACCCCCGCGTCAGAAGCCACCCGTCGCGCCCGTCGCGCGGCGGACCCTCGCCGCCCCGTCGCGCAACACGGTCACCGCCACCGTCATCCTGCTCGCCCTGCTGGCGTTCTCGGCCTGGTCGCTCGGCGAGATGGATCTGCGGATCGACTTCAGCTACGCGCTCTCGTTCCTCGAGCGCACCGTTCCGTTCGTCTGGCCGTCGGTCGGCGACATCCTCTGGTTCTCGGTCCTGACGCTCGCGATCGTTATCAGCGGCACGGTCATGGCGGCCGCTCTGTCGGTTCCCGTCGCCTACCTCGCCGCGCAGAACACGACGCCGTTCCGGGCGACCCGCTGGCTCGGACGTTTTCTCAGCGTGACCTCGCGCGCCGCCCCCGACGCGATCATGGCGATGATCTTCGCCCTCGTGATCGGACAGGGCGCGCTCGCCGGCGTGCTGGCTCTCGGCCTGCACTCCGTCGGCATGATCAGCAAACTCACCGCGGACGCGATCGAGCAGATCGACGAGGGCCCCCGCCTCGCCCTGCGCGCCGCGGGCGCCACCAAGGGGCAGGAATTCTGGGGCGCCGTCTGGCCCCAGATCATGCCGTCGTTCGTCGCCACGGTGCTGCACCGCACCGACATCAACCTACGGGTCTCCGTCATCCTCGGCTTCGTCGGGGTAAGCGGACTGGGCTACGAACTAAGCCACGCCTTGAACACTCTGAACTATCGCGAAGCGATGCCATGGGCCATCATCATCTTTGTGCTCTGTGTCGGATTCGAGGTGATCTCCTCGGTCGTGCGCAAGACGCTACTCGGGGTGCAGCCCACCGGCCGTGGACTCGGCGACCGCATCGTGCGGCGCGCATCGGGTGTCTCGCCGACCGTGCCTGCGGGGCCGG
Encoded here:
- the phnC gene encoding phosphonate ABC transporter ATP-binding protein: MTLTDVKKNFGKTRALQGVSLTIEQGEIVVLLGLSGSGKSTLLRHFDGLETPTSGSVEVLGEDVSALRGKPLRQLRSRVGFIFQQFELVGSLSVLENVLTGALARLTGPRLGLPTYPAALRSTAFDLLEEVGLGAQAFQRADTLSGGQQQRVAIARALMQDPEILLADEPVASLDPESSEQVMNLIREIGMKRNLTVICSLHQVELALSWADRIVGLRHGQVVLDTPSAGLSKQQVMEVYGRVATSTSEMQAVAVELADAVAELHAMAELDSDR
- a CDS encoding ABC transporter permease subunit, producing the protein MTTLTPAPPRQKPPVAPVARRTLAAPSRNTVTATVILLALLAFSAWSLGEMDLRIDFSYALSFLERTVPFVWPSVGDILWFSVLTLAIVISGTVMAAALSVPVAYLAAQNTTPFRATRWLGRFLSVTSRAAPDAIMAMIFALVIGQGALAGVLALGLHSVGMISKLTADAIEQIDEGPRLALRAAGATKGQEFWGAVWPQIMPSFVATVLHRTDINLRVSVILGFVGVSGLGYELSHALNTLNYREAMPWAIIIFVLCVGFEVISSVVRKTLLGVQPTGRGLGDRIVRRASGVSPTVPAGPVVHSRVRPWTRDRVTTTSFAWIAVVAVVASVWISATQGSNFTNFWLNAGIAFNRLWPPALAESNWEATAEKLFETVQIAGAATLLALVFSIIIGSFAARNVAPNGAVRTGFRFLLVGIRGLPELLLCIFFIILTGLGPGAAVIALGIGGVGLLGKLMADSLEEVDPGPEHALRATGATRAQIFVSATLPQAAPAFVGHALYLFDTNIRAATILGIVGAGGIGYMLAGAARINQHELLVLLLCVLVIVFVVEAISSWVRQLIK
- a CDS encoding phosphate/phosphite/phosphonate ABC transporter substrate-binding protein — translated: MKSAITRGIAVTAALTIALGLAACATETDAASTDADTVSETGTYAKDENTLVMGMVPDQQSVENNFQPLVDYIAAKSGKEVEVIESTNYAALVEAAIAGRIDIGSFSGFTYVAATNGGAGLTPIGVQVTEEGEEPGYESLAVVPAGSDIASIEDMAGHNICFVDPGSTSGYLYPSAELLAAGIDPETDITPVFAGGHDASAQKTAQGVECDAGFAEDAVVEQTGVEQGLFADGDLEVINRVTVPGAPVVMSTNLPQSVQDELLADLQNITIDDIEAEGVDVTDAFRAYFYEMVPVEDSYYDSVRKVCEETGAAQCQP